In the genome of Streptomyces pactum, one region contains:
- a CDS encoding helix-turn-helix domain-containing protein, whose translation MDAAQQDATARARELQRSWYGEPLGALFRRLIDDLGLNQARLASVLGLSAPMLSQLMSGQRAKIGNPAVVQRVQALQELSSQVADGRVSAAEAAERMEEIKKTAGGSVLNAQPTASTGAPTVRRVVREIQSLLRSVAAAGDIIEAADSLAPTHPELAEFLRVYGAGRTADAVAHYEAHQN comes from the coding sequence ATGGACGCAGCACAGCAGGACGCCACCGCCCGCGCACGGGAGCTCCAGCGCAGCTGGTACGGGGAGCCGCTGGGGGCGCTGTTCCGCCGCCTCATCGACGACCTCGGTCTCAACCAGGCCCGCCTGGCGTCCGTCCTCGGCCTCTCCGCCCCCATGCTGTCGCAGCTCATGAGCGGTCAGCGGGCGAAGATCGGCAACCCCGCGGTGGTCCAGCGGGTGCAGGCGCTCCAGGAACTGTCCAGCCAGGTCGCCGACGGCCGGGTGAGCGCCGCCGAGGCCGCCGAACGCATGGAGGAGATCAAGAAGACGGCCGGCGGTTCGGTGCTCAACGCCCAGCCCACCGCCAGCACCGGGGCGCCGACGGTGCGCCGCGTGGTGCGGGAGATCCAGTCGCTGCTGCGCTCGGTGGCCGCCGCCGGGGACATCATCGAGGCCGCCGACTCCCTCGCGCCCACCCATCCCGAACTGGCAGAGTTCCTCCGGGTGTACGGGGCGGGACGCACCGCCGACGCGGTCGCCCACTACGAGGCGCACCAGAACTGA
- a CDS encoding DUF5324 family protein yields MTRTDSVRAATGTAKENVLHAREVVAPYAGTAKEAATHYAQQARTRLAPKVTHAAHRAQHATAAWYHGPVARQVDQARAALPPKVDAAAVRAATATREAARQAAEYAAPRVQHAMAVAGPAREEAMARGAAAVAALRSQVTASEIAKLARRRDRRARNVRAVKRVTAVGLLAGGAFAAWKWWDKQANPDWLVEPPAATEIDESTTLASVDGDKPGPVKLDPDLQARSDAASADDGDDRDDKA; encoded by the coding sequence GTGACCCGCACAGACAGCGTGCGCGCCGCGACCGGCACCGCGAAGGAGAACGTCCTGCACGCCCGCGAGGTGGTGGCGCCGTACGCCGGCACGGCCAAGGAGGCCGCCACGCACTACGCCCAGCAGGCACGGACGCGGCTCGCGCCCAAGGTGACCCACGCCGCGCACCGCGCCCAGCACGCCACCGCCGCCTGGTACCACGGTCCGGTCGCCCGCCAGGTCGACCAGGCCCGCGCCGCACTGCCGCCCAAGGTGGACGCGGCCGCCGTCCGCGCCGCCACGGCCACCCGGGAGGCGGCCCGGCAGGCCGCCGAGTACGCCGCCCCGCGCGTCCAGCACGCGATGGCGGTGGCCGGCCCGGCCCGCGAGGAGGCGATGGCCCGCGGCGCCGCCGCGGTGGCCGCGCTGCGCAGCCAGGTGACCGCGTCGGAGATCGCCAAGCTGGCCCGGCGCAGGGACCGGCGGGCCCGCAACGTCCGCGCGGTCAAGCGCGTCACCGCGGTGGGCCTGCTGGCCGGCGGGGCCTTCGCCGCGTGGAAGTGGTGGGACAAGCAGGCCAACCCCGACTGGCTGGTCGAGCCCCCCGCGGCCACCGAGATCGACGAGAGCACCACCCTGGCGTCGGTGGACGGCGACAAGCCGGGCCCGGTGAAGCTCGACCCCGACCTCCAGGCCCGGTCCGACGCCGCCTCGGCGGACGACGGGGACGACCGCGACGACAAGGCGTGA